A stretch of Paludisphaera borealis DNA encodes these proteins:
- a CDS encoding CRTAC1 family protein, with the protein MACGDLDGDGRPDLAVTNFYGESTTLFHNLGGGLFVDQSANLGLRAASRFLLGFGAAFLDADNDGRLELATANGHVNDHRPALPFAMPARLYAGDGRGKLNDVSDASGEPWRTPHIGRGLAVGDLDDDGKVDLLIVSQNEPATYLHNESANVGRFIGFRLEGTKSNRDAVGARVSVTEAGRRSTSWRTGGGSYLSASDPRLRFGLGDAEKADLVEVRWPSGRVDQFRDLRAGAYYHLREGEPPAAATR; encoded by the coding sequence GTGGCCTGCGGCGACCTAGACGGCGACGGCCGGCCCGACCTGGCCGTCACCAATTTCTACGGCGAGTCGACGACGCTGTTCCACAACCTGGGCGGCGGGTTGTTCGTCGACCAGTCGGCGAACCTCGGCCTCCGCGCGGCGAGCCGGTTCCTGCTCGGCTTCGGCGCGGCGTTCCTCGACGCCGACAACGACGGCCGGCTCGAACTGGCGACGGCCAACGGCCACGTCAACGACCATCGCCCCGCCCTGCCCTTCGCCATGCCCGCGCGGCTGTACGCCGGCGACGGTCGCGGCAAGCTCAACGACGTCTCGGACGCCAGCGGCGAGCCCTGGCGGACACCTCACATCGGCCGAGGCCTGGCGGTAGGTGACCTCGACGACGACGGCAAGGTCGACCTTCTGATCGTCAGCCAGAACGAGCCGGCGACGTATCTGCACAACGAGAGCGCGAACGTCGGCCGGTTCATCGGATTCCGGTTGGAAGGAACGAAATCGAACCGCGATGCCGTCGGCGCGCGCGTCAGCGTGACGGAGGCGGGCCGGCGGTCAACGTCCTGGCGGACGGGGGGAGGGAGCTACCTGTCGGCCTCCGATCCCCGGCTTCGGTTCGGCCTTGGCGACGCGGAGAAGGCCGATCTCGTGGAAGTGCGCTGGCCCTCGGGTCGCGTGGATCAGTTCCGCGACCTGAGGGCCGGTGCGTACTACCATCTTCGGGAAGGCGAGCCCCCGGCGGCCGCGACGCGGTGA
- a CDS encoding flavoprotein, with protein sequence MARIILAATGSVAAVRTPALFSALIERGHEVRVVATESALYFFDPDDLGASVLIRDRDEWPGERYRRGDDVLHIELRRWADLLIVAPLDANTLAKFALGLCDNLLTCLYRAWDLDKPVVLAPAMNTLMWRKPATSRHLARIWLDQTGRDAPPSDWSLDAAPDLFALHAPRTILIPPQAKRLACGDVGVGAMAEVAVVAEAVRAWSERSATAE encoded by the coding sequence TTGGCTCGGATCATTCTGGCGGCGACTGGCTCGGTGGCGGCGGTGCGGACGCCCGCGCTGTTCTCCGCGCTCATCGAACGCGGGCATGAGGTCCGCGTCGTCGCGACAGAGTCCGCGCTCTATTTCTTCGACCCTGACGACCTTGGCGCGTCGGTCCTGATCCGCGACCGCGACGAGTGGCCGGGCGAGCGTTACCGCCGCGGCGACGACGTGCTGCATATCGAGCTGCGGCGTTGGGCCGATCTCTTGATCGTCGCCCCGCTCGACGCCAACACCCTGGCGAAGTTCGCCCTGGGGCTGTGCGACAACCTGCTGACCTGTCTCTACCGCGCCTGGGATCTCGACAAACCCGTCGTCCTGGCGCCGGCCATGAATACGCTGATGTGGCGGAAGCCCGCCACCAGCCGCCACCTGGCGCGGATCTGGCTCGACCAGACCGGCCGCGACGCGCCCCCTTCCGACTGGTCGCTCGACGCGGCCCCCGACCTTTTCGCCCTCCACGCGCCCCGGACGATCCTGATCCCCCCGCAGGCGAAGCGACTCGCCTGCGGCGACGTCGGCGTCGGCGCCATGGCCGAAGTCGCCGTCGTGGCCGAGGCCGTCCGCGCCTGGTCCGAACGCTCCGCAACCGCCGAATGA
- a CDS encoding glutamate synthase subunit beta: MGKPSGFIEFPRELPTRRPIPERVHDYLEVYNPFPDEKLKAQGARCMDCGIPFCHQGCPLGNLIPDWNDLVYRDQWRMAIDRLHETNNFPEFTGRLCPAPCEASCVLGINSDPVTIKQIEVGIIDRAWDEGWVQPEPPKTLTGKKVAVVGSGPAGLAAAQQLARAGHSVTVFERADRIGGLLRYGIPDFKMEKRVLDRRLVQMEAEGVVFKAGVNIGVDIPAEALLSDFDAVCLCGGATQARDLPIEGRTLGGILPAMDFLTPQNQRVAGDAVPESPHLHAKDKHVIIIGGGDTGADCLGTVHRHGCRSVHQFEIVPRPPDTRTPSNPWPQWSNVFRVSSAHEEGGVREFAINTKRFIGENGRVTALETVRVEMVVENGRPKFVEIPGSEKVYQADLVLLAMGFVGPERPGMLEQLGVALDPMGNVKSDADRRTSVDKIFTAGDMTRGQSLIVWAIAEGRHAAASIDAFLMGSSDLPRPLDYGNSQRPFA, encoded by the coding sequence ATGGGTAAGCCGAGCGGTTTTATCGAGTTTCCCCGCGAGTTGCCGACGCGACGCCCCATCCCGGAGCGGGTGCACGACTATCTCGAAGTCTACAACCCGTTCCCGGACGAGAAGCTCAAGGCGCAGGGCGCGCGGTGCATGGACTGCGGGATTCCGTTCTGTCATCAGGGCTGTCCGCTGGGCAACCTGATCCCGGACTGGAACGACCTGGTTTATCGCGACCAGTGGCGGATGGCCATCGACCGCCTCCACGAGACGAACAACTTCCCGGAGTTCACCGGCCGCCTTTGCCCCGCGCCGTGCGAAGCGTCGTGCGTGCTGGGGATCAACAGCGACCCGGTGACGATCAAGCAGATCGAAGTCGGCATCATCGACCGCGCCTGGGACGAAGGCTGGGTTCAGCCCGAGCCCCCCAAGACGCTGACCGGCAAGAAGGTGGCGGTCGTCGGCTCGGGCCCCGCCGGCCTGGCCGCCGCCCAGCAGCTCGCCCGCGCCGGCCACTCGGTGACGGTCTTCGAGCGGGCCGACCGGATCGGCGGCTTGCTGCGGTACGGCATTCCCGACTTCAAGATGGAGAAGCGCGTCCTTGACCGCCGGCTCGTCCAGATGGAGGCCGAAGGGGTCGTCTTCAAGGCGGGAGTGAACATCGGCGTCGATATACCAGCCGAAGCGCTCCTGTCCGACTTCGACGCCGTCTGCCTCTGCGGCGGAGCGACCCAGGCCCGCGACCTGCCGATCGAGGGGCGGACGCTCGGGGGCATCCTGCCCGCCATGGATTTCCTGACGCCGCAGAACCAGCGGGTGGCCGGCGACGCCGTCCCCGAGAGCCCGCACCTGCACGCCAAGGATAAGCACGTCATCATCATCGGCGGCGGCGACACCGGGGCCGACTGCCTCGGGACCGTCCACCGTCACGGCTGCCGGAGCGTCCACCAGTTCGAGATCGTCCCCCGCCCCCCGGACACCCGGACGCCCTCGAACCCTTGGCCCCAGTGGTCGAACGTCTTCCGCGTCTCGTCGGCCCATGAAGAAGGGGGCGTGCGCGAATTCGCGATCAATACCAAGCGATTCATCGGCGAGAACGGCCGGGTCACGGCCCTCGAAACCGTCCGCGTCGAGATGGTCGTCGAGAATGGCCGTCCCAAGTTCGTCGAGATCCCGGGCAGCGAGAAGGTCTATCAGGCCGATCTCGTCTTGCTCGCAATGGGATTCGTCGGGCCCGAACGCCCGGGGATGCTTGAACAGCTCGGCGTCGCGCTCGACCCGATGGGCAACGTCAAGAGCGACGCCGACCGCCGCACCAGCGTCGACAAGATCTTCACCGCCGGCGACATGACCCGAGGCCAGAGCCTGATCGTCTGGGCGATCGCCGAAGGCCGCCATGCCGCCGCGTCGATCGACGCGTTCCTGATGGGCTCGTCCGACCTGCCCCGCCCGCTCGACTACGGCAACAGCCAGCGGCCGTTCGCCTGA
- the gltB gene encoding glutamate synthase large subunit: MRSGLPSPQGLYDPMNEHDGCGVGFLVDLKGRKSHAIVRDGLTALVNLDHRGACGCENNTGDGAGILIQIPHEFLKSRCEPLGIDLGEPETYGVGAFFTSPDASQQEFGMKLFESIVADEGLVFLGWRRLKTDNGPLGDGAKSVEPAVYHAMIGRGPATRDADTFERKLYVTRKRFENEIEDSGLDDHKFFYFPSLSCRTIVYKGMLTPSQVEEYYADDLRDPLLKSAICMFHSRFSTNTFPSWELAHPYRMISHNGEINTLRGNINWMRAREALFESSLYEPGDLAKLRPIIREGLSDTACLDHAVELLVRSGYSLAHAMMMLIPEAWNNHESMSQVKKDFYAYHTCLMEPWDGPAAVAFTDGKAIGATLDRNGLRPSRYVVTTDDRIIMASEVGALQIAPENIVRKGRLEPGRMFLVDLEQGRIVDDEELKHEIASAKPYGKWLREYMVPLAELPEAPEVPGPDHKTLYTRQKAFGFTLEDIKYILNPMGERGEEAIGSMGNDAPLAVLSDRAQPLFSYFKQLFAQVTNPPLDAIREELVTSVFTGAGGEKNLLEPSPDSCRQIALDLPVVDNDELARLKQLDGWRGFTSVTLPMLFPAAEGAAGMERALESLFEKACEAIQQGASLIILSDRGVDAETAPIPSLLACSGLHHHLVRQGLRARAGLLIECGDAREVHHCALLLGYGAGTINPYVAFETLDDMIRQGLLKGLTHDEAVYRYRKAIKKGVVKVMSKMGISTIQSYRGAQIFEAIGLDHEFVRKYFDKTSSRIGGVGLAEICRETLEHHARAFSPRGEVGPELLDEGGQYQWRRDGEFHLFNPETVFRLQHATQAGRYDVFKNYTRLVDEQNERLNTLRGLFTFRYDDRTPIPIEEVEPVEAIVKRFATGAMSYGSISAEAHETLAIAMNRLGGKSNTGEGGEDPERFKTLPNGDSKRSAIKQVASGRFGVTSEYLVNCDELQIKMAQGAKPGEGGQLPGHKVWPWIAKVRFSTPGVGLISPPPHHDIYSIEDLAQLIFDLKNSNPRARINVKLVAEVGVGTVAAGVAKAHSDVVLISGHDGGTGASPLTSLKHAGIPWELGLAETQQTLVLNNLRDRIVVQTDGQLKTGRDVVIAALLGAEEYGFATAPLVVMGCIMMRVCHLDTCPVGIATQNPMLREKFQGQADHVVNFFKFIAEEVRELMAQLGFRTIDEMVGRSDLLDTKQALDHYKARGLDFSKIFYRPETAPGVAVRKIRDQEHGIQETLDWTTLVPACEPALERGEPVSLDLPIRNVNRTVGTILGSEISRRYGGVGLPDDTIRLKFHGSAGQSFGAFAPRGVSLTLEGDSNDYVGKGLSGGKIVVYPPKTAKYLAEDNVLIGNVALYGATAGQAFFRGRAGERFCVRNSGAHTVVEGTGDHACEYMTGGVTVVIGLTGRNFAAGMSGGVAYVLDESGDFATRCNLEMVDLEKTTESDDLDLIRDLLIQHAGYTGSTVAARLLSDWEWAASKFVKVMPLDYRRVLIEQKKKAAEQVGEAEAQMEVTHG; this comes from the coding sequence ATGAGATCTGGACTCCCTTCTCCCCAGGGTCTTTACGACCCGATGAACGAACACGACGGCTGCGGGGTGGGATTCCTCGTCGACCTGAAGGGGCGAAAATCGCATGCGATCGTCCGCGACGGCCTGACCGCGCTGGTCAACCTCGACCACCGGGGCGCATGCGGGTGCGAGAACAACACCGGCGACGGCGCGGGGATCTTGATCCAGATTCCCCACGAGTTCCTCAAGTCGCGCTGTGAGCCGCTGGGGATCGACCTGGGCGAGCCCGAGACGTACGGCGTCGGGGCGTTCTTCACGTCGCCCGACGCGTCGCAGCAAGAGTTCGGGATGAAGCTGTTCGAGTCGATCGTCGCCGACGAAGGTCTGGTCTTCCTGGGCTGGCGGCGGCTGAAGACCGACAACGGCCCGCTGGGCGACGGCGCGAAGTCGGTCGAGCCCGCCGTGTATCACGCGATGATCGGCCGTGGGCCGGCGACCCGCGACGCCGACACGTTCGAGCGCAAGCTCTACGTGACGCGCAAGCGGTTCGAGAACGAGATCGAAGACTCGGGGCTCGACGACCACAAGTTCTTCTATTTCCCGAGCCTGTCGTGCCGGACGATCGTCTACAAGGGCATGCTCACGCCGAGCCAGGTCGAGGAGTACTACGCCGACGACCTCCGCGATCCGCTTCTGAAGAGCGCGATCTGCATGTTCCACTCGCGGTTCAGCACCAACACGTTTCCGAGCTGGGAGCTGGCCCACCCGTACCGAATGATCTCGCACAACGGCGAGATCAACACGCTCCGCGGCAACATCAACTGGATGCGGGCTCGCGAGGCGCTCTTCGAGTCGAGCCTCTACGAGCCCGGCGATCTGGCCAAGCTGCGGCCGATCATTCGCGAAGGGCTGAGCGATACGGCCTGCCTCGACCACGCCGTCGAGCTGCTCGTTCGCTCGGGCTACAGCCTCGCCCACGCGATGATGATGCTGATCCCCGAAGCCTGGAACAATCACGAGTCGATGTCCCAGGTGAAGAAGGATTTCTACGCTTACCACACCTGCTTGATGGAGCCGTGGGACGGCCCGGCGGCGGTGGCGTTCACCGACGGCAAGGCCATCGGCGCGACGCTCGACCGCAACGGCCTGCGTCCCAGCCGCTACGTCGTCACGACCGACGACCGGATCATCATGGCCTCGGAAGTGGGCGCCCTTCAGATCGCCCCCGAGAACATCGTGCGGAAGGGTCGGCTTGAGCCGGGCCGGATGTTCCTGGTCGACCTGGAACAGGGCCGGATCGTCGACGACGAGGAGCTGAAGCACGAGATCGCGTCGGCCAAGCCGTACGGCAAGTGGCTCCGCGAGTACATGGTTCCGCTGGCCGAGCTGCCGGAAGCCCCCGAGGTCCCCGGGCCCGACCACAAGACGCTGTACACGCGTCAGAAGGCCTTCGGTTTCACACTTGAAGACATCAAGTACATTCTCAACCCGATGGGCGAGCGCGGTGAGGAAGCCATCGGCTCGATGGGCAACGACGCCCCGCTGGCCGTCCTGTCCGACCGCGCCCAGCCGCTGTTCAGCTACTTCAAGCAGCTTTTCGCCCAGGTGACCAACCCGCCGCTCGACGCGATCCGCGAAGAGCTGGTGACGTCGGTCTTCACCGGGGCGGGGGGCGAGAAGAACCTGCTCGAACCTTCGCCCGACTCGTGCCGCCAGATCGCGCTCGATCTGCCGGTCGTCGACAACGACGAGCTGGCCCGCCTCAAGCAGCTTGACGGCTGGCGCGGCTTCACCTCGGTGACGCTGCCGATGCTGTTCCCGGCCGCCGAGGGGGCCGCCGGCATGGAGCGGGCGCTGGAGTCGCTGTTCGAGAAAGCCTGCGAGGCGATCCAGCAGGGCGCCAGCCTGATCATCCTTTCCGATCGCGGCGTCGACGCCGAAACCGCGCCGATCCCCTCGCTGCTCGCCTGCTCGGGACTGCACCACCACCTGGTCCGCCAGGGGCTTCGCGCCCGGGCCGGGCTCTTGATCGAGTGCGGCGACGCCCGCGAGGTCCACCACTGCGCCCTGCTGCTGGGCTACGGGGCCGGGACGATTAACCCGTACGTCGCGTTCGAGACCCTGGACGACATGATCCGCCAGGGACTGCTCAAGGGCCTGACGCACGACGAGGCGGTGTACCGCTACCGCAAGGCGATCAAGAAGGGGGTCGTGAAGGTGATGTCCAAGATGGGCATCAGCACGATCCAGAGCTACCGCGGCGCCCAGATCTTCGAGGCGATCGGCCTCGATCATGAGTTCGTCCGCAAGTACTTCGACAAGACCTCGTCGCGGATCGGCGGCGTCGGTCTCGCGGAGATCTGCCGCGAGACCCTCGAACACCACGCCCGGGCGTTCTCGCCGCGCGGCGAGGTGGGCCCCGAGCTGCTCGACGAGGGGGGCCAGTACCAGTGGCGCCGCGACGGCGAGTTCCACCTGTTCAACCCCGAGACCGTCTTCCGGCTCCAGCATGCGACCCAGGCCGGGCGGTACGACGTCTTCAAGAACTACACCCGGCTCGTCGACGAGCAGAACGAGCGGCTGAACACGCTTCGCGGTCTGTTCACGTTCCGATACGACGACCGCACGCCGATCCCGATCGAGGAGGTCGAGCCGGTCGAAGCGATCGTGAAGCGGTTCGCCACCGGCGCGATGAGCTACGGCTCGATCTCGGCCGAGGCTCACGAGACGCTCGCCATCGCCATGAACCGGCTCGGCGGCAAGTCGAACACCGGCGAAGGGGGCGAAGATCCCGAGCGGTTCAAGACGTTGCCCAACGGCGACAGCAAGCGCAGCGCCATCAAGCAAGTGGCGTCGGGCCGGTTCGGCGTGACCAGCGAATACCTGGTCAACTGCGACGAGCTTCAGATCAAGATGGCGCAGGGCGCCAAGCCGGGCGAGGGGGGCCAGCTTCCCGGCCACAAGGTTTGGCCGTGGATCGCCAAGGTCCGGTTCTCGACTCCGGGCGTCGGTCTCATCAGCCCGCCGCCGCACCACGACATCTACTCGATCGAAGATCTCGCGCAGCTCATCTTCGACCTCAAGAACAGCAACCCCCGAGCGCGGATCAACGTCAAGCTGGTCGCCGAGGTCGGCGTGGGGACGGTCGCGGCGGGGGTCGCCAAGGCCCACAGCGACGTCGTGCTGATCAGCGGTCACGACGGCGGCACCGGGGCCAGCCCGCTGACCTCGCTCAAGCACGCCGGCATCCCCTGGGAGCTTGGCCTGGCCGAGACCCAGCAGACGTTGGTCCTTAACAATCTCCGCGACCGGATCGTGGTTCAGACCGACGGTCAGTTGAAGACCGGGCGCGACGTGGTGATCGCCGCGTTGCTCGGCGCCGAGGAGTACGGATTCGCCACCGCGCCGCTCGTCGTGATGGGCTGCATCATGATGCGGGTCTGCCATCTCGACACCTGCCCGGTCGGCATCGCGACCCAGAACCCGATGCTTCGCGAGAAGTTCCAGGGCCAGGCCGATCACGTCGTCAACTTCTTCAAGTTCATCGCCGAGGAAGTCCGCGAGTTGATGGCCCAGCTCGGGTTCCGGACGATCGACGAGATGGTCGGCCGCAGCGATCTGCTCGACACCAAGCAGGCGCTCGACCACTACAAGGCCAGGGGCCTCGACTTCTCGAAGATCTTCTACCGGCCCGAGACCGCGCCGGGCGTCGCCGTCCGAAAGATCCGCGATCAAGAGCACGGAATCCAGGAGACGCTCGACTGGACGACGCTCGTCCCGGCCTGCGAGCCGGCGCTAGAGCGCGGCGAGCCGGTGAGCCTGGACCTGCCGATCCGCAACGTGAACCGGACCGTCGGCACGATCCTCGGCAGCGAGATCTCGCGGCGGTACGGCGGCGTCGGGCTCCCCGACGACACGATCCGGCTCAAGTTCCACGGCTCGGCCGGCCAGAGCTTCGGCGCGTTCGCCCCGCGCGGCGTCAGCCTGACGCTCGAAGGCGACTCGAACGACTACGTCGGCAAGGGCCTCTCGGGCGGCAAGATCGTCGTGTATCCCCCCAAGACGGCGAAGTACCTCGCCGAGGACAACGTCTTGATCGGCAACGTCGCGCTCTACGGGGCGACGGCCGGGCAGGCGTTCTTCCGGGGACGGGCCGGCGAACGGTTCTGCGTCCGCAACAGCGGCGCCCACACCGTCGTCGAGGGGACCGGCGACCACGCCTGCGAGTACATGACCGGCGGCGTGACCGTCGTGATCGGCCTGACCGGCCGGAACTTCGCGGCGGGCATGAGCGGCGGCGTCGCCTACGTGCTCGACGAGTCCGGCGACTTCGCGACCCGCTGCAACCTCGAAATGGTCGACCTCGAAAAGACGACCGAATCGGACGACCTCGATCTGATTCGCGATCTGCTGATCCAGCACGCCGGCTACACCGGCAGCACCGTGGCCGCCCGGCTGCTCTCGGACTGGGAATGGGCGGCGAGCAAATTCGTGAAGGTGATGCCCCTCGATTATCGTCGTGTCCTGATCGAGCAGAAGAAAAAGGCCGCGGAGCAAGTCGGAGAGGCGGAAGCGCAAATGGAGGTGACCCATGGGTAA
- a CDS encoding LysR family transcriptional regulator encodes MQFESLQIFCDVVRWASFSRGAQENGISQSSASQAVHQLEVRLGVRLIDRSKRPLVLTEQGKVYYEGCKELVGRYLELENRVKVLSDERKVTGTVGVASIYSVGLLHMSQYVKTFGERHPEASVRLEYLHPTRVVERVIAGGAELGLISYPRKWPELTVIPWREEPMVLVVSPTHRFARRKTVEVRELDGEPLVAFDAELSIRKAIDRALRHHEITVDVVLEFDNIENIKRAVEISAGAAILPEPSVAKEVRAGSLIALGIDGQEAKHRLTRPLAIIHRRHDKLDLTASRFLDLLTGSDAVPAEPGASADRRLAAASPS; translated from the coding sequence ATGCAGTTCGAGTCGCTTCAGATTTTCTGCGATGTGGTGCGCTGGGCCAGCTTTTCGCGAGGGGCGCAGGAGAACGGGATTTCGCAGTCGTCGGCCAGTCAGGCCGTGCATCAACTCGAAGTGCGGCTTGGGGTGAGGCTGATCGATCGGTCGAAGCGTCCCCTGGTTCTGACGGAGCAGGGGAAGGTTTATTACGAAGGCTGCAAGGAACTCGTCGGTCGCTATCTGGAGCTTGAGAACCGAGTGAAGGTGTTGAGCGACGAGCGGAAGGTGACGGGTACGGTAGGGGTGGCGTCGATTTACTCGGTGGGGTTGTTGCACATGAGCCAGTACGTCAAGACTTTCGGGGAGCGACATCCCGAGGCCAGCGTACGGCTCGAGTATTTGCATCCCACGCGGGTCGTCGAGCGCGTGATCGCCGGCGGCGCCGAGTTGGGCCTGATCTCGTACCCTCGCAAATGGCCGGAGCTGACGGTCATTCCGTGGCGCGAGGAGCCGATGGTGCTGGTCGTTTCTCCCACGCATCGGTTCGCTCGTCGCAAGACCGTCGAAGTGCGGGAACTGGACGGCGAGCCCCTGGTCGCGTTCGACGCCGAGCTGTCGATCCGAAAGGCCATCGACCGCGCCTTGCGACACCACGAGATCACCGTCGACGTGGTTCTCGAATTCGACAACATCGAGAACATAAAACGCGCGGTCGAGATCTCGGCGGGGGCGGCGATTCTGCCGGAGCCGTCGGTCGCGAAGGAAGTCCGGGCCGGCTCCCTGATCGCCCTGGGGATCGACGGCCAAGAGGCGAAACACCGCCTGACGCGTCCCCTGGCGATCATCCATCGCCGGCACGACAAGCTCGACCTGACGGCGTCGCGATTCCTGGACCTGCTGACAGGGAGCGACGCGGTTCCAGCCGAGCCGGGTGCCTCGGCCGACAGACGTCTTGCCGCGGCGTCCCCGTCCTGA